A region from the Brassica napus cultivar Da-Ae chromosome C8, Da-Ae, whole genome shotgun sequence genome encodes:
- the LOC106412015 gene encoding protein IQ-DOMAIN 14: MARTNNNKYNYSHILQRDPSSSPASYSSVARSNGRMLILTKPSPKPLKSSSAATATTPPPPSPAPTKTPDQTISDPDPNQISLRPLGHTGPASSLSFPARTSESEKHVAPPAPMSVSPKPHKFVPPHLRPGFVRKDEKPGLDSSRVMDPSQRLPHQEQPRQGYLGHGQTGRPKSGGYERIRSDQEYLGRPRSSGKRPGTSG, encoded by the coding sequence ATGGCAAGaaccaacaacaacaaatacAACTACAGCCACATCCTCCAAAGAGATCCTTCTTCCTCCCCTGCTTCTTATTCCTCCGTTGCTCGTTCCAATGGCCGTATGCTCATCCTCACCAAACCTTCCCCCAAGCCCTTAAAATCTTCCTCCGCGGCAACAGCCACTACGCCTCCTCCACCATCTCCAGCTCCCACCAAGACTCCGGATCAAACCATCTCTGATCCAGATCCAAATCAGATCTCTCTCCGTCCTTTAGGACATACGGGACCAGCTTCCTCGCTTTCTTTTCCAGCTCGGACCTCAGAATCTGAGAAACACGTAGCTCCTCCGGCTCCGATGTCCGTTTCTCCGAAACCTCACAAGTTCGTCCCTCCGCATCTTAGGCCAGGGTTTGTCCGAAAAGACGAGAAACCTGGTCTCGACTCTTCCCGAGTTATGGATCCGAGTCAGAGATTGCCTCACCAGGAACAACCGCGGCAGGGGTATCTCGGGCATGGACAGACCGGGCGACCCAAATCGGGCGGGTATGAGAGGATTCGATCCGATCAAGAATACTTGGGTCGACCAAGATCCAGCGGGAAACGTCCCGGCACCTCCGGATGA
- the LOC106413060 gene encoding probable arabinose 5-phosphate isomerase, whose product MVFGDTIAVALMTARNLTKEEYAANHPAGRIGKSLIFKKKELFVCKKGNLIMDELVELTSKGCGCLLVVDHDHRLMEIFAGLLKQVEKLSSNSVLEKCATALFEFIKRKPRKIGPETMAVEAMKKMESSPSPLVSVHEAASMSELYA is encoded by the exons ATGGTGTTCGGTGATACCATCGCCGTTGCACTCATGACGGCTAGGAATCTAACCAAGGAGGAGTATGCAGCTAATCATCCTGCTGGTCGGATCGGCAAGAGCTTGATCTTCAAG aaaaaagagctttttgtttgtaaaaaagGAAACTTGATCATGGATGAGTTAGTGGAGCTAACCAGCAAAGGATGTGGGTGCTTGCTTGTGGTTGATCATGATCATCGCTTGATGGAGATCTTCGCCGGACTCTTAAAGCAAGTGGAGAAGCTATCTTCAAACTCAGTGTTGGAGAAATGTGCAACAG CTttgtttgaatttataaaaaggAAGCCGAGGAAAATTGGACCGGAGACAATGGCGGTTGAAGCTATGAAGAAAATGGAGTCATCTCCATCGCCT CTGGTCTCTGTTCACGAAGCTGCCTCTATGTCCGAGTTATACGCATAA
- the LOC106414632 gene encoding probable inorganic phosphate transporter 1-7 codes for MAGDQLHVLNALDVAKTQWYHFTAIIIAGMGFFTDAYDLFCISLVTKLLGRIYYHVDGAEKPGNLPPNVSAAVNGVAFVGTLTGQLFFGWLGDKLGRKKVYGMTLAVMVVCSVASGLSFGSTPKGVMSSLCFFRFWLGFGIGGDYPLSATIMSEYANKKTRGAFIAAVFAMQGFGILTGGIFAIIVSAVFDAEFPAPAYKVDALASTVPQADYVWRIILMVGAVPAGMTYYSRSKMPETARYTALVAKDAELAASNMSKVLQVEIEAEHDRVEEIARDRSKAFGLFSKEFMRRHGLHLLGTSSTWFLLDIAFYSQNLFQKDIFSAIGWIPPAQTMNAIREVFMIARAQTLIALCSTVPGYWFTVAFIDIMGRFAIQMMGFFFMTVFMFALAIPYDHWTHKENRIGFVVMYSLTFFFANFGPNATTFVVPAEIFPARFRSTCHGISAASGKLGAMVGAFGFLYLAQSPDKNKTEHGYPPGIGVKNSLIVLGVVNLLGMVFTLLVPESKGRSLEEMCGENEDNDEGSSFRNNH; via the coding sequence ATGGCAGGAGATCAACTACACGTGCTAAACGCACTCGACGTCGCCAAAACGCAATGGTACCATTTCACCGCGATTATCATCGCCGGAATGGGATTCTTCACCGACGCATACGACCTTTTCTGCATCTCCCTCGTCACTAAGCTTCTTGGCCGCATTTACTACCACGTGGACGGCGCAGAGAAGCCAGGAAACCTACCTCCAAACGTCTCAGCCGCGGTTAACGGCGTTGCGTTTGTTGGCACACTCACGGGCCAGCTCTTCTTCGGCTGGCTCGGTGACAAACTCGGGAGGAAAAAAGTTTACGGCATGACTCTCGCGGTCATGGTCGTATGCTCTGTCGCTTCAGGTCTCTCCTTTGGGAGCACACCAAAAGGAGTGATGAGCTCTCTCTGTTTCTTCCGGTTCTGGTTAGGTTTTGGCATCGGCGGGGACTATCCGTTGTCCGCGACCATTATGTCTGAGTACGCTAATAAAAAGACACGTGGCGCGTTTATAGCCGCGGTTTTCGCCATGCAAGGGTTCGGAATCTTGACCGGGGGGATCTTTGCGATCATCGTGTCTGCGGTTTTCGACGCTGAGTTTCCTGCTCCGGCTTATAAAGTGGATGCCTTGGCGTCCACGGTACCTCAGGCTGATTACGTGTGGCGGATTATACTCATGGTCGGTGCTGTGCCTGCTGGGATGACGTACTACTCAAGGTCCAAGATGCCGGAGACCGCGCGGTATACTGCACTCGTGGCCAAGGACGCGGAGCTAGCGGCTTCGAACATGTCTAAGGTTTTGCAAGTGGAGATAGAAGCAGAGCATGATAGAGTGGAAGAGATTGCTAGAGATAGGTCCAAAGCATTTGGCTTGTTCTCCAAGGAATTCATGAGACGTCATGGTCTTCACTTGCTTGGAACCTCAAGCACATGGTTCTTGCTCGACATCGCCTTCTATAGTCAGAATCTTTTCCAGAAAGATATCTTCAGCGCCATTGGATGGATCCCTCCAGCTCAGACAATGAACGCAATCCGAGAGGTTTTCATGATCGCGCGTGCACAAACCCTAATCGCCTTGTGCAGCACGGTACCTGGTTACTGGTTCACAGTTGCATTTATCGACATCATGGGTAGATTTGCGATACAAATGATGGGTTTCTTCTTCATGACTGTCTTTATGTTCGCTCTGGCGATTCCTTACGACCATTGGACTCACAAGGAGAACAGAATCGGGTTCGTGGTTATGTACTCCTTAACGTTCTTCTTCGCAAACTTTGGACCTAATGCCACTACTTTCGTGGTGCCTGCTGAGATCTTCCCGGCTAGGTTTAGATCAACTTGCCATGGAATCTCCGCGGCTTCTGGAAAGTTGGGAGCAATGGTCGGTGCGTTTGGATTCTTGTACTTGGCACAAAGTCCTGACAAGAACAAGACAGAACATGGATATCCTCCAGGGATTGGTGTAAAGAACTCGCTCATTGTTTTGGGTGTGGTTAATCTTTTGGGGATGGTGTTTACATTGTTGGTTCCTGAATCTAAAGGCAGGTCTTTGGAGGAAATGTGTGGTGAGAACGAGGACAATGATGAAGGCAGCAGTTTCAGAAACAACCACTAA
- the LOC106411900 gene encoding probable glutamate carboxypeptidase AMP1: protein MSQPLTATRPTNAATSIFPLRQPPPLCSFLFIIVLIVATFYTLHHPDATPPLLFSHNALTLRRLFLSSASNATVSSYLRALTRHPHLAGTKPSLDTLSYVTNHFQSLGLDTHLAEYEALLSYPAHISVAARFSNNTTVEFDLNDGPGDDDVVRPYHAYSPSGSAQGNVVFVNHGEERDYRALELIGVSVRDCVVLARKGESLGRGGIVKIAEAKGALGVLIYAENDGGGFGGIERGTVMRGIGDPVSPGWPGVVGGEKLSLEDDRVARRFPKIPSLPLSLRNAEIILASLGGARAPVEWRNSGRVGSGQRVGPGQTVVNMTLQGELTMKKVHNVVATIRGSEEPDRYVILGNHRDAWTYGAVDPNSGTSALLDIGRRFSVLLKSGWRPRRTILLCSWDAEEFGMIGSTEWVEENVLNLGASAVAYLNVDCAVQGSGFFAGATPQLDGLLLDALKLVQDPDDVALTVEETFKSQNNIIERLSRVDSDFSGFLHHAGIASIDMYYGADYPVYHTAFDSYDWMIRNADPLFHRHVAMAGVWGLLGIILADEPVLPFNYISYAEQLQAHRDALSKLLQGKASVDPLSMAIQEFSLVAKEAQDEAKKLKEQAYNKNDVAAAAKRRELNDRMMLGERGFLDSEGIKGKEWFKHLVYGPAAEPESKLGFFPGIADAIATNSSEGMIEHEIWRVARAIQRASRALKGGFT from the exons ATGTCGCAGCCTCTCACAGCAACTAGACCGACCAACGCCGCAACCTCTATATTCCCTCTCCGCCAGCCGCCGCCGCTCTGTTCTTTCCTCTTCATCATAGTCCTTATCGTCGCCACTTTCTACACTCTCCACCACCCAGACGCAACTCCTCCTCTCCTCTTCTCCCATAACGCCCTCACTCTCCGCCGCCTCTTCCTCTCCTCCGCCTCCAACGCCACCGTCTCCTCTTACCTCCGCGCTCTGACCCGCCATCCTCACCTCGCCGGAACAAAACCCTCTCTAGACACTCTCAGCTACGTCACAAACCACTTCCAAAGCCTCGGGCTCGACACTCACCTCGCCGAGTACGAGGCTCTCCTCTCTTATCCTGCGCACATCTCCGTCGCGGCGCGTTTTAGCAACAACACGACGGTGGAGTTCGACTTGAACGACGGCCCCGGAGACGATGATGTGGTTAGGCCTTACCACGCTTACTCGCCGTCTGGATCGGCGCAGGGTAACGTCGTGTTCGTGAAccacggcgaggagagagactACCGCGCGCTTGAGCTGATCGGAGTGAGCGTTAGAGACTGTGTGGTGTTAGCGAGAAAGGGGGAGTCTCTTGGGAGAGGAGGTATCGTGAAGATAGCTGAGGCTAAAGGTGCGCTTGGGGTGCTAATATACGCCGAGAACGACGGTGGTGGATTCGGGGGAATTGAGAGAGGTACGGTGATGAGAGGGATCGGAGATCCGGTTAGTCCGGGCTGGCCCGGAGTTGTCGGAGGAGAGAAACTGAGTTTGGAAGATGATCGTGTCGCTCGGAGATTCCCAAAGATTCCATCTTTGCCTTTGTCTCTACGCAATGCAGAGATCATATTGGCTTCTCTGGGGGGAGCTAGAGCTCCGGTGGAGTGGCGTAActcgggtcgggtcgggtcaGGTCAACGGGTTGGCCCAGGACAGACGGTTGTTAACATGACGTTACAG GGGGAGTTGACAATGAAGAAAGTTCACAATGTTGTGGCTACTATAAGAGGTAGTGAGGAACCTGACCGGTACGTGATTCTTGGGAACCATAGAGACGCGTGGACGTATGGAGCTGTTGATCCAAACAGTGGAACATCAGCTTTACTCGACATTGGTCGACGATTCTCTGTGTTGCTTAAATCTGGTTGGAGACCACGTAGGACCATTCTTCTTTGTAGTTGGGATGCAGAAGAGTTCGGAATG ATTGGATCAACTGAATGGGTCGAAGAAAATGTTCTGAACTTAGGTGCAAGTGCTGTGGCTTATCTTAATGTGGATTGCGCAGTCCAAGGCTCTGGGTTCTTCGCTGGTGCAACGCCTCAGTTAGATGGTCTTCTTTTAGATGCCTTGAAGTTGGTCCAAGATCCTGATGATGTAGCCTTGACAGTTGAAGAGACATTCAAGTCTCAGAATAACATT ATAGAGAGGCTAAGTAGAGTAGATTCTGATTTCTCCGGGTTTCTTCATCATGCTGGAATAGCGTCTATAGACATGTACTATGGTGCAG ATTATCCTGTCTACCACACTGCTTTTGACTCCTATGATTGGATGATCCGCAATGCAGATCCGTTGTTTCATCGTCATGTTGCCa TGGCTGGAGTTTGGGGACTTTTAGGAATCATCTTGGCTGATGAGCCAGTCTTACCGTTCAATTACATCTCTTATGCAGAACAGTTGCAG GCACATAGAGATGCATTGAGCAAGCTCTTACAAGGGAAAGCCTCTGTTGATCCCTTGAGCATGGCGATACAAGAGTTCTCTTTAGTTGCTAAAGAAGCACAAGATGAAGCAAAG AAGCTAAAGGAACAAGCATACAACAAAAATGATGTTGCAGCAGCTGCCAAGAGAAGAGAGTTAAATGATAGGATGATGCTTGGGGAAAGAGGGTTTTTGGATTCAGAAGGGATCAAAGGGAAAGAATGGTTCAAGCATCTT GTGTATGGACCTGCAGCTGAACCAGAGAGCAAGCTAGGTTTTTTCCCGGGAATAGCTGATGCTATTGCAACAAACTCATCAGAGGGAATGATCGAGCATGAGATATGGAGAGTTGCGAGAGCGATTCAGAGAGCAAGCAGAGCTCTTAAAGGAGGGTTCACTTGA
- the LOC106414140 gene encoding probable mitochondrial import inner membrane translocase subunit TIM21 yields the protein MEICNRNLKRGFARRAAQPQAGEMMSFLRRSIGSLSKSKLASTLPFSSASQTGASRQAIPDSGLMSVVSNGAVACCPMNIRPSCLLSRSFASTTSKEPAKKEVVTVEEDPFDSPTYHIPEKPVTFTEGASYSFVILAGLAVAGASGYAVFKELVYQPKEYKVFDKALKRIQDDGQVRVRIGSPITGYGQETRSRAARQRIPNRVFTDEDGVEHVEVNFFIRGPRGAGKVYTEMFKDKADKEWEYTNLIVEILAPSPAKLMLESYLPA from the coding sequence atggaAATTTGCAACAGAAACCTCAAAAGGGGCTTCGCTCGCCGTGCAGCGCAACCTCAAGCAGGAGAGATGATGAGCTTCCTAAGGAGATCCATCGGCAGCCTTTCCAAATCGAAACTGGCTTCGACCCTCCCGTTTTCCTCCGCTTCACAAACAGGAGCATCAAGGCAAGCCATTCCCGATTCTGGTCTCATGAGTGTGGTCTCAAATGGAGCTGTTGCTTGTTGTCCAATGAACATCAGGCCCTCTTGCTTGTTGTCTAGATCTTTTGCGTCGACAACTTCTAAGGAACCTGCTAAGAAAGAGGTGGTGACTGTGGAGGAGGATCCTTTTGATTCTCCGACGTACCATATCCCGGAGAAGCCGGTAACCTTTACAGAAGGTGCTTCCTACAGTTTTGTTATTCTGGCCGGGCTTGCGGTCGCCGGGGCTTCTGGGTACGCTGTGTTTAAAGAGCTCGTATATCAACCAAAAGAGTACAAGGTCTTTGACAAAGCGTTGAAGAGAATCCAAGATGACGGTCAGGTGAGGGTAAGGATTGGATCCCCCATCACAGGGTACGGACAAGAAACCAGAAGCCGAGCTGCTCGCCAACGTATACCTAACAGAGTATTTACAGATGAAGACGGAGTCGAGCATGTGGAGGTAAACTTCTTCATCCGTGGGCCTCGTGGAGCCGGGAAAGTGTACACAGAGATGTTTAAAGACAAGGCAGATAAGGAATGGGAATACACAAACCTGATCGTTGAGATTTTGGCTCCCTCCCCAGCCAAACTGATGCTGGAGTCCTATTTGCCCGCCTAG
- the LOC106412416 gene encoding myosin-binding protein 7 → MDSELKFSSRDVVKRCDYSLEASSSSSSSEPLSRTVKRKLNDFLLRGSSSDSSSNAKSLVENECAALLEDLSSQRQTVKDLHLELEEERKAAASAANETMSMILRLQREKAEIQMEARQFKAFAEEKMTHDQEKLLVLEELLYEKELAIEALTYEVEAYKDKLLSYGLTEGEIHDEILGFGRDSSTVGVDVYPCEYSVVDDQSPRWPYYDPNSPLGTAREIKGTEFCADSPMSSSGDRVYTIDSIHVGVSEVKIVDEPSRLSKGKLSGDHWDSPRNHEEPVMMMMSQQGGNEPGIEKLYTRLQALEADRESLRQIIVSMRTDKAQLVLLKEYAQRLSKETVTTDRRNLVSKMPSFKGVSLVTAFKWMVSFVSWRRKAKRNKYVYDMSANNMGMLMILGEGSRSRRWSCLTSSHV, encoded by the exons ATGGATTCTGAGTTGAAGTTTTCTTCGAGAGACGTTGTGAAACGCTGTGACTACTCCCTCgaggcatcatcttcttcttcttcttcagagccTTTGAGCAGAACGGTGAAAAGAAAGCTCAACGACTTCTTGCTACGCGGCTCTTCTTCTGATTCATCTTCAAACGCAAAGTCACTAGTCGAAAACGAATGCGCTGCTCTCCTCGAGGATCTTTCTTCCCAAAGGCAGACAGTGAAAGATCTCCACTTGGAGCTCGAAGAAGAGAGGAAAGCCGCTGCGTCAGCAGCCAACGAGACGATGTCGATGATACTTAGGCTCCAGAGAGAAAAGGCTGAGATACAGATGGAAGCTCGGCAGTTCAAAGCCTTTGCCGAGGAGAAGATGACGCATGACCAAGAAAAGCTTTTGGTTCTGGAGGAGCTCTTGTACGAGAAAGAGCTAGCTATTGAGGCTTTGACTTATGAGGTTGAAGCTTACAAAGATAAGCTGTTGAGCTATGGGCTAACAGAAGGAGAGATTCATGATGAGATACTTGGGTTTGGGAGAGACTCTAGCACGGTCGGTGTTGATGTTTACCCTTGTGAGTATAGTGTGGTGGATGATCAGTCTCCGAGATGGCCTTACTATGATCCAAACTCGCCTTTGGGAACTGCGAGGGAGATAAAGGGGACAGAGTTTTGTGCAGACTCTCCTATGTCTAGTAGCGGTGACAGAGTTTATACTATTGACTCGATTCATGTGGGAGTTTCTGAAGTTAAGATTGTGGACGAGCCTAGTAGGTTGAGTAAGGGGAAGTTGAGTGGTGATCATTGGGATTCTCCGAGGAACCATGAAGAaccggtgatgatgatgatgagtcaGCAAGGAGGTAACGAGCCGGGTATTGAGAAGCTTTACACAAGGCTTCAAGCGCTTGAGGCTGATAGGGAATCACTGAGGCAGATCATTGTGTCGATGCGGACAGATAAAGCTCAGTTGGTGTTGCTGAAAGAATACGCACAGCGTTTATCAAAGGAAACTGTCACGACAGATAGGCGAAACCTGGTTAGCAAAATGCCATCTTTCAAAGGAGTCTCTCTAGTAACGGCCTTCAAG TGGATGGTGTCTTTTGTTTCTTGGAGAAGGAAAGCCAAGCGAAACAA GTATGTGTATGATATGTCAGCAAACAATATGGGGATGCTTATGATTCTAGGGGAGGGGTCTCGAAGTAGGAGATGGAGTTGTTTAACAAGTTCACATGTCTAG
- the LOC106412273 gene encoding protein downstream neighbor of Son — translation MAKVVAPGAFGTSLQMSGGSKAKRKTPAELRGEQLKRTSFVDQAKDSFDALRPCKSIEREYGFKKQEHLKNPKYIDMRMDELYPVKKARPWIQSGKDISKEIGVKEQSSNLFNVSLLSNVAAIKRQQLVREDSNASTEVSNGTSTEARQTNECRFRSVTELSTRSEELSYLPDIDMSKALKGLATCVPLPVHPDDISGKSNTASLSGNFVYEFHIPGREIPLDFSMKTYVRLVSSSPLNWLHRSIMGSTYNGMPQLNSLSCNVVYQDNSSGSGLAVVSQVLNSMSLHSSVYPQSTLPPCIISALLTSGPDRGEGDFLQKRRLAWEDAFRSLYFMFRKNLCKIFYVCTSQFVAMFTGSCESGGVKRTCNAYITQSTRRLRAMLKDLDICYTMPLCKTKVDETTVEDLAELSEIENHNLGQARRLRSVSNIDNTPESFLAFEGNESVHGVYDLLLNYRSSLGFLLTSDVPVLYSPMPFQNASVSSPEIKCTEIVKTDDTSCCLVEVKGEYLPPWIISNICANVGANGQNFEASFVTEPTSVSLNMGLPQIPEKTEPETSVTEGTGETKDGASSIPGAVICPQLQAGYLKSLKYCNNLNTVYVSLSPS, via the exons ATGGCGAAAGTTGTAGCTCCTGGTGCTTTTGGTACTTCTCTTCAAATGAGTGGAGGCTCCAAAGCTAAGAGGAAGACTCCCGCTGAGCTAAGA GGAGAACAACTGAAGCGGACTAGTTTCGTGGACCAAGCTAAAGACTCTTTTGATGCATTGCGCCCTTGCAAAAG TATTGAGAGGGAATATGGGTTTAAGAAGCAAGAACATTTGAAGAATCCCAAATACATTGATATGCGTATGGATGAACTCTATCCTGTCAAAAAGGCTCGGCCTTGGATTCAATCTGGCAAAGATATCTCTAAG GAAATTGGTGTGAAAGAGCAATCCAGCAACCTATTCAACGTTTCCTTACTCTCAAATGTTGCTGCCATCAAAAGACAACAACTTGTTCG TGAGGACAGTAATGCGTCTACTGAAGTTTCTAATGGTACGAGCACCGAAGCTCGTCAAACAAATGAGTGCAGGTTTCGCAGTGTCACAGAACTTTCAACAAGGAGTGAAGAGTTATCCTACTTGCCAGATATTGATATG AGCAAAGCGCTCAAAGGACTTGCCACTTGTGTACCGTTACCGGTTCATCCTGATGACATAAGTGGGAAATCTAATACTGCTTCTTTAAGTGGAAATTTTGTATATGAATTCCACATTCCTGGGCGAGAGATTCCTCTGGACTTTTCCATGAAGACTTATGTTCGACTTGTTTCCTCTTCTCCATTAAATTG GTTACATAGGTCAATCATGGGTAGTACCTACAATGGTATGCCACAGCTAAACTCGTTGTCGTGTAATGTGGTATATCAAGATAACAGCAGTGGTTCTGGATTAGCTGTGGTTTCCCAGGTGTTAAATTCCATGTCGCTACACTCATCGGTTTATCCCCAGTCCACCCTGCCACCTTGTATCATTTCAGCATTGCTAACATCTGGACCAGACAGAG GTGAAGGTGATTTCCTACAAAAGAGACGATTGGCATGGGAAGATGCTTTTCGAAgtctatattttatgtttcgGAAGAACCTCTGCAAAATATTTTATG TTTGTACTTCACAGTTTGTGGCAATGTTCACCGGAAGCTGTGAGTCAGGGGGTGTCAAACGCACATGCAATGCCTATATCACTCAGTCAACTAGAAGATTGAGAGCCATGCTTAAAGACCTT GACATATGCTACACTATGCCTCTTTGCAAAACTAAAGTAGATGAGACCACAGTTGAAGATCTTGCTGAACTTTCAGAGATAGAGAATCATAACCTTGGCCAG GCTCGTCGTTTGCGTTCCGTCTCAAACATAGATAATACTCCAGAATCGTTCTTGGCCTTTGAAGGTAACGAGAGCGTACATGGAGTGTATGATCTTCTGTTAAATTATAG GTCTTCTTTGGGATTTCTTCTCACCTCAGACGTTCCTGTATTATATTCACCTATGCCATTTCAGAATGCTTCAGTGTCTTCTCCTGAG ATCAAGTGCACGGAGATTGTAAAAACAGATGATACAAGTTGCTGCTTGGTCGAGGTGAAGGGTGAATATCTTCCGCCGTGGATTATTAGCAATATTTGTGCAAACGTGGGTGCTAATGGACAAAACTTTGAAGCCAG CTTTGTGACCGAGCCAACCTCTGTTAGCTTAAACATGGGTCTACCACAAATCCCTGAGAAAACCGAGCCAGAGACTTCAGTCACCGAAGGCACAGGAGAAACAAAGGATGGTGCGTCTAGCATACCCGGAGCAGTGATCTGCCCTCAGCTTCAAGCAGGCTATCTAAAGAGTTTGAAGTATTGCAACAACTTGAACACTGTTTATGTTTCGCTGTCTCCCTCGTGA